From the genome of Marasmius oreades isolate 03SP1 chromosome 1, whole genome shotgun sequence:
CAGTCCACAGGCGAGGGGGTTGAGTGACACAGCCGAATTCGCTAAAGTAAGCAACGACATTGTAGTCCTTGAATGCATCATTGGTTGCGCCGTATGAGCCTTGCAAGGAGCCTTCCCCACACCATTCACTGGTTCTAATTCAGCAGAATATTCATGAACATAACATATAAACATACTAGTTGTTCAACCCGTAAATATCTATCGAGGTCGAGTCTGAATTTTGGCCGGAAGGGTCGCAAGAGAGATAGTTGGCCAGAGTGTTACGGAAGTCTACGGAGCCGTCAATAGCTGCATAGCCTACAAGGGCTGAGGAAGATTTTGATTTCCTGCGAGTCTGTTATTAGAACGGCGCATTCCAGGGAGTGAATATAATCCTCACAGATAAGCCTTGACATCACGAGCGGCAGCCTTAACGTAAGGCGAAATTTGTGTAACGGTGCTATTAACGGCTTCATTTGCAACGTTATACCCAAGCACGTTGGGGTATTTGCTGAAAGTATCAATTGTATGGAGATACTGGTCTAGAAGGTTGGTGGACCAAGAAGGAGAGACGCGGTCAATAGAACCGTTGAGCGGTAAAGACAAATCGATACTAAAGAGGAGGTTGAGCTGCTACTCGGCGAGGAAAAGGGGTGGCGCTTACAGGGCGTATATTCCAGCATCGTCCAAAGCTTTCATGCAGGAGTCGTGGTTCAGCGACGAGTCAACGCTATACACTCGAACGACGTTGACGCTCAAGTCTTTCAAAAACGGGATATCACGAGCGCAGGCTTCTGAGTTGCTAAGAGGGTCAACGAACGTGGATGGCTCGCCGAATGGGTTATTAGCGTCAACAACGACGGTGCCTTGCACAAAGAAGTGGTCAGAAACTTTGAatggagaaagaaagaataaCAGACGCACCTTGTTCTTGGTAGCCAATTCCCTTCATGTAGAACCTGTTACCATCATCCGTGAAAAGATATCGGCCTGAGCGGGAGACTTTTGGAAGGGCCTCGACGCCAAGAAGCGACAAAGCGACTGTCAACAGAGCAGTGGCTGCAGCGAACCTGGGAATCATTGTGTGACGCCTAGGCGAGGAAGAAAGGGAGGGTAGAGTGTTCAGGTGTAAGGGGGCGTAAAGAGCATGGCAATTTCACGATTTGGACCTTTTATAGTCTTCGGCTGGGGCGGTGTCACTTCGTATATAGCGGCCCGTGGCGGGATCTAAAATTCGGTGGAATCCGACCTTATTTCGCCTCGAATTTGGGCCGAATGGGGAGTTGATTTCGCCAGGAATCACTTTGAATTTTATTTTTGAGCTAGCTTACCGCGTGGATATATATAGAAACAAGTAGTTGATAAAGGGCAGTTTTTGAGCGGCGCGCCCGGTCATTGTCTTCCCATTTATAACGGAAATCAACGCCTTACTGCGCACAGGCGCccactcaagtactcacaaCTTGATCAGTGTTGCCAAACCTGTACCAGTCTTTGTTGTCGCTCACCCACCAAAGTGTTGGGCTTTTTATGCAGATGAATCGTAAAATACTTTCATCTACCGTTACATAGCGACAAATAACTTTTACCTATTAGTAGTACTGAGCAACAGACCCCGCGAGCCTCAACTTAGCTAGTCTCTGAACTCACAGCATCCCAAGTCTGGGTCTCATGAAACAAGCAGGGGACCTGGGAGCCAGGATTTGGATCGTAAATCACGTCAATAAGAATTAATACATAAGTCGATAAAGATGGATAAGGAAACTCGATGGATAGCCAGCATCCACCCTTCCTCGTGTTGTGCAGTCAACCTCGGTAGGTGCAGCATCTTTAAATGACAGTGAGTACTAGGACCTGACTATAAAGGCACTCGGCCACTCACGACACCACATAAGGAACCATCGACGCAAAGATGCAGGCAAATGAGGCCCACACGAGGTAGAGTCCTATTCCAATAGATACTGTTATGCCCAAAGGACTAAGATTGGCGTCTGTTCCAATCACAAAGCTGTTGATAGAAGCCGATTTCTTGATGATAATGGTCCAAAGTATAGCGCCTACAAGGGTAAAAAGGCTACCGATTCCCGCGAATAGGGCAGAAAGCAAAAAAGTGAAG
Proteins encoded in this window:
- a CDS encoding uncharacterized protein (CAZy:GH72), which translates into the protein MIPRFAAATALLTVALSLLGVEALPKVSRSGRYLFTDDGNRFYMKGIGYQEQGTVVVDANNPFGEPSTFVDPLSNSEACARDIPFLKDLSVNVVRVYSVDSSLNHDSCMKALDDAGIYALIDLSLPLNGSIDRVSPSWSTNLLDQYLHTIDTFSKYPNVLGYNVANEAVNSTVTQISPYVKAAARDVKAYLKSKSSSALVGYAAIDGSVDFRNTLANYLSCDPSGQNSDSTSIDIYGLNNYEWCGEGSLQGSYGATNDAFKDYNVVAYFSEFGCVTQPPRLWTEVAALFSSDMTNIWSGGIAFSYFPATSAGGSFGMVNISSDGKTVTTSDDYTRLKEQYAKVSPPNSPSKSSATATYPTCPATNSAFVASTTLPPTPDQSACGCLSSTLSCQFKPSTANYSTILGVLTDTACGLLGQENLNCDDIGGNGQTGVYGRLSGCDPTIKLSYVMSQHYEKNNRDAQACSFGGNGTVNPLAPSSASAANSAASSCISNPSATFVPGAPSGSGGGGSSNGNGSGSGKNGGVALVHDRNALVGMTAVVLMGIASAVWTLV